One segment of Fibrobacter sp. UWR3 DNA contains the following:
- the pyrH gene encoding UMP kinase, translated as MKFKRILLKLSGEALAGEKGHGIDNTILFDMASEIASIVKQGVQVALVIGGGNLVRGISASAGGMNRAQGDAMGMLGTVMNGLAMQDALDKQGIDSVVMSAIRMEPVCEFFDRRKALKLLSAGSVVIFSAGTGNPFFTTDSCAALRAIESECDVIMKATKVDGIYTADPVKDPTATRFDDISYKEVISRGLKVMDTAAVALCMENNMPIFVFKMEKGNLTRAAIEGDLGTLVHC; from the coding sequence ATGAAATTCAAACGCATTCTCTTGAAACTCAGTGGCGAAGCCCTCGCAGGCGAAAAGGGCCACGGTATCGACAATACTATTCTCTTCGACATGGCATCCGAAATTGCCTCCATCGTCAAGCAGGGCGTGCAGGTCGCGCTCGTGATTGGCGGTGGCAACCTTGTCCGCGGCATTTCTGCATCTGCAGGCGGCATGAACCGCGCCCAGGGCGATGCCATGGGCATGCTCGGCACCGTGATGAACGGCCTCGCCATGCAGGACGCCCTCGACAAGCAGGGAATCGACTCGGTGGTGATGTCCGCCATCCGCATGGAACCGGTCTGCGAATTCTTCGACCGCCGCAAGGCTTTGAAGCTCCTTTCCGCGGGCTCCGTCGTCATCTTCTCTGCAGGCACGGGCAACCCGTTCTTTACTACCGACAGCTGCGCCGCTCTCCGCGCCATCGAAAGCGAATGCGACGTCATCATGAAGGCCACCAAGGTCGACGGCATCTACACCGCAGACCCGGTCAAGGACCCGACCGCGACCCGCTTCGACGACATCAGCTACAAGGAAGTCATTTCCCGCGGCCTCAAGGTCATGGATACCGCAGCCGTCGCCCTCTGCATGGAAAACAACATGCCCATCTTCGTGTTCAAGATGGAAAAGGGCAATTTGACCCGCGCGGCCATCGAAGGCGACCTCGGCACGCTGGTCCACTGCTAG
- the frr gene encoding ribosome recycling factor, which translates to MADYTEKMDKAIEATEREFAKVRAGKATPAILNDVRVDYYGTPTPISQVAKVSVPEPRMLLVTPWEKTMVDPIDKAILAANIGLTPMKDGNCIRVSLPILTTERRQELAKIVRKHAEEGRVAIRNIRRDANDAIKKNKDLPEDEVKKQQDEIQKATDKAIAQIDALLAEKEADILKV; encoded by the coding sequence ATGGCAGACTATACCGAAAAAATGGACAAGGCCATCGAGGCCACCGAACGTGAATTTGCGAAGGTCCGCGCCGGCAAGGCGACCCCTGCAATCCTGAACGACGTGCGCGTTGACTACTACGGAACCCCGACCCCGATTTCGCAGGTGGCCAAGGTCTCTGTGCCCGAACCGCGCATGCTTCTCGTGACCCCGTGGGAAAAGACCATGGTGGACCCGATTGACAAGGCTATCCTCGCCGCGAACATCGGCCTTACCCCGATGAAGGACGGCAACTGCATCCGCGTGTCGCTCCCCATCCTCACTACGGAACGTCGCCAGGAACTTGCGAAGATCGTGCGCAAGCATGCCGAAGAAGGCCGCGTGGCAATCCGCAACATCCGCCGCGATGCGAACGACGCCATCAAGAAGAACAAGGACCTGCCCGAAGACGAAGTCAAGAAGCAGCAGGACGAAATCCAGAAGGCGACCGACAAGGCTATCGCGCAGATTGACGCGCTTCTCGCCGAGAAGGAAGCGGACATCCTCAAGGTGTAG
- a CDS encoding isoprenyl transferase, translated as MANQLRHVAIIMDGNGRWARSRGLERFLGHRKGTQATIDAVEVGVNLKLEHMTLYVFSSENWGRPSKEVDYLMNLLIEMVVKEIPDLMEKNVKLKVIGNMERLPEKPRASLQSAIDKTANNTGMQLNLAISYGGRLEIVDAAKAIATQVQAGTLKIEDIDENVFAKNLYLKGAPDPDLVIRTGGEFRLSNYLLWQAAYSEFYVTDTLWPDFTKEEFLKAVEFFKTRERRFGKVLHE; from the coding sequence GTGGCGAACCAGCTCAGACATGTTGCGATTATCATGGACGGCAATGGGCGTTGGGCCCGTAGCCGCGGGCTAGAACGTTTTCTCGGGCACCGCAAGGGCACGCAGGCCACCATCGACGCGGTGGAAGTCGGCGTGAACCTGAAACTCGAGCACATGACCCTCTACGTTTTCAGTTCCGAGAACTGGGGCAGGCCCAGCAAGGAAGTGGATTACCTGATGAACCTCCTCATCGAGATGGTGGTGAAGGAAATCCCCGACCTCATGGAGAAGAACGTGAAGCTCAAGGTTATCGGGAACATGGAACGCCTGCCCGAAAAGCCGCGCGCATCGCTCCAGTCCGCCATCGACAAGACGGCGAACAATACCGGCATGCAGCTGAACCTCGCCATATCCTATGGTGGACGCCTGGAAATCGTGGATGCCGCGAAGGCTATCGCCACGCAGGTGCAGGCGGGTACGCTCAAGATCGAGGACATCGACGAGAACGTGTTCGCGAAGAATTTGTATTTGAAGGGCGCGCCCGATCCGGACCTGGTTATCCGTACCGGTGGCGAGTTCAGGCTTTCGAACTACCTGCTCTGGCAGGCCGCCTACAGCGAGTTCTACGTGACGGACACGCTGTGGCCCGACTTTACCAAGGAAGAGTTCCTGAAGGCCGTTGAGTTTTTCAAAACCCGCGAAAGAAGGTTTGGGAAGGTGTTGCATGAGTAA
- a CDS encoding phosphatidate cytidylyltransferase has protein sequence MSNLAQRLLTAFIAIPIVFVLLWFCDYSRIGLMCFLAGVGAWEWAGMVSKMYKGPDMRYLSFAASFALTLAWALASGGFFGLTAVPYVVGMTAMIVFGLYIAIAYAKVEIDHMFPWMVMHLAAPLYLGLWGGINVQMMGNGQGLEHCYPFILVMTSVWLCDTVAYFFGKFAAGKGPFGRHPFAPNISPKKTWEGSIAGSVATIAWVAYWAKCSSALAVFDVRLDWTLAVVLGLLITVAGQAGDLLMSALKRWSGTKDSGNLFVGHGGVLDRCDSFYLAAPMLVLLMDFFKNIA, from the coding sequence ATGAGTAACTTGGCTCAGCGTTTGTTGACGGCGTTTATCGCCATTCCTATAGTGTTCGTGTTGCTGTGGTTCTGCGACTACAGCCGTATTGGCCTCATGTGCTTCCTTGCGGGCGTGGGCGCCTGGGAATGGGCAGGCATGGTCTCCAAGATGTACAAGGGCCCCGACATGCGCTACCTCTCGTTTGCGGCAAGCTTTGCCCTCACGCTAGCCTGGGCGCTCGCCTCGGGCGGGTTCTTCGGGCTGACCGCCGTGCCTTACGTTGTCGGGATGACGGCGATGATTGTGTTTGGCCTGTATATCGCCATCGCTTACGCGAAGGTCGAAATCGATCACATGTTCCCCTGGATGGTGATGCACCTTGCGGCCCCGCTCTACCTCGGACTTTGGGGTGGTATCAACGTGCAGATGATGGGCAACGGACAGGGTCTCGAACACTGCTATCCGTTTATCCTCGTGATGACCTCCGTGTGGCTGTGCGATACGGTCGCGTATTTCTTCGGAAAGTTTGCTGCGGGCAAGGGTCCCTTCGGACGCCATCCGTTCGCTCCGAACATCAGTCCCAAGAAGACTTGGGAAGGCTCCATTGCCGGTTCTGTCGCAACTATCGCGTGGGTCGCCTACTGGGCCAAGTGCAGTTCCGCCCTTGCGGTTTTCGACGTGCGGCTCGACTGGACGCTCGCGGTCGTGCTTGGACTCCTGATTACTGTCGCGGGCCAGGCGGGTGACCTCCTGATGAGCGCCCTCAAGCGCTGGAGCGGCACCAAGGATTCGGGCAACCTGTTCGTGGGGCACGGCGGCGTGCTCGACCGCTGCGATTCGTTCTACCTCGCGGCCCCGATGCTCGTGCTGCTGATGGATTTCTTCAAGAATATTGCCTAA
- a CDS encoding histidine phosphatase family protein, whose translation MMRAFTLAIFTAGAFVACNDSGTSSTDTQSTEIESSADGLDISDSDKLFGGSSAQDSPEGPVATTSSSALPARFSSGQYDPPHASPAESSSSVEPFPESSSSAESSGSAPAVTEIALDKDGFATVADVYRSLAPSEKAVFIIRHSEREDAVTIETELTANGVKMAQDLGATLKSDEEFSYITSGFVRTNETANNISKGRGEANLPKLITNYDITGNWFLKISADSLAQYASKLGMQGSSVELMAHWAYGEPYPDALYELEPRAQEFMEKVILKNLPKWKRVSIMVSHDIFVMPLAVFGSGGKVALKYHEDYHWINYIAGLAVIIDSQNNLRYVPVKGADSGVIDYLAIYMAEHGIKR comes from the coding sequence ATGATGCGCGCCTTCACTCTCGCCATCTTCACTGCAGGCGCATTCGTTGCCTGCAACGATTCGGGCACGTCGTCAACCGACACGCAGTCAACCGAAATTGAATCGAGCGCAGACGGCCTTGACATTTCTGACTCCGATAAATTGTTTGGGGGGTCATCTGCGCAAGATTCACCGGAAGGGCCTGTAGCCACCACATCCTCATCGGCCCTTCCGGCTCGCTTTTCCAGCGGGCAATACGACCCGCCGCACGCCTCTCCGGCAGAGTCCTCCTCTTCGGTGGAACCCTTTCCGGAATCTTCGAGTTCCGCAGAATCCTCCGGTTCCGCGCCCGCAGTAACGGAAATCGCGCTCGACAAGGACGGCTTCGCGACGGTCGCCGATGTCTACAGGAGTCTAGCGCCTAGCGAGAAGGCGGTTTTCATCATACGCCATTCCGAACGCGAAGACGCCGTGACCATCGAGACGGAACTCACCGCAAACGGCGTGAAGATGGCACAGGATTTGGGAGCAACACTCAAGAGCGACGAGGAATTCAGCTACATCACCTCGGGATTCGTGCGCACGAACGAGACTGCGAACAACATATCAAAGGGGCGCGGAGAAGCGAACCTCCCGAAGCTCATCACGAACTACGACATTACCGGCAACTGGTTCCTGAAAATTTCTGCGGACTCGCTCGCTCAATACGCCTCAAAGCTCGGCATGCAGGGAAGTTCCGTCGAGCTCATGGCCCACTGGGCATACGGAGAACCCTACCCCGACGCACTCTACGAACTTGAGCCCCGCGCCCAGGAATTCATGGAGAAAGTAATCCTCAAGAACTTGCCCAAGTGGAAGCGCGTGAGCATCATGGTATCGCACGATATATTCGTAATGCCCCTGGCCGTGTTCGGTTCCGGAGGGAAGGTCGCCCTCAAGTACCACGAGGACTATCACTGGATAAACTACATCGCAGGTCTCGCAGTCATCATCGACTCGCAGAACAACCTGCGGTATGTTCCCGTGAAGGGGGCAGATTCAGGAGTTATCGACTATCTCGCCATCTACATGGCGGAACACGGAATAAAGCGCTAG
- a CDS encoding SUMF1/EgtB/PvdO family nonheme iron enzyme, whose translation MRMRFSGVLAASIIAAGVFWSCSESSDGVSVPEGELFSNSFAGDTGDYPGDELSSGGMPAVSSGELPATSSGAEPTSAGSAPSSSTNIAGSSGNVPGSSGGFGPGSSSSTGAGPEYSYVAPATFADTVNGAVFSMVYVAGGTYTRGCDNCAEQDKIYETPAHKVTVDAYHIANTEVTIGQWNAVMGGKKNAWESDKAPKIGVSWFDANSFACKLGQLSGHQYRLLTDAEWEFAARGGKDGVADNFKFSGSNSVDDVAWYSENSGGKAHDVATKKPNKLGLYDMSGNSWEWVYDWLVGYTAGEKVNPVQLTGSGNKTRRGGSYGEPAEFARVSRRAIRSRDGAADMGFRIGMSAELPPGMVSPCEAANPSAAACQGDKNRDCRLITAADEAWISDDYTVVIAEDGNAAVSGFPNVSGQWYTLNNRSFNVVTRSGTKTYAYYIFSQDEMTMISDDGIPYRLYRRSMSEAKNKVTLTSASNPKTLAQLIAAVEPERLVTDEQLAHPDTSVRDPRIAAASGYTWFFDGRCCGGNHKYRFHLDKNGDAEFVVMDYDDTHHENILAKGRWFTVGNIGLHIVLNGKYFNYLYTAGERTMSYSEYMPAGPIFCHISFQSYERGDFRIFNKTVFDDKIKRPRGFNGENPVYEAGEYQWGS comes from the coding sequence ATGCGCATGCGCTTTTCGGGTGTTTTAGCGGCGTCGATAATCGCCGCTGGGGTGTTCTGGAGCTGCTCGGAATCTTCCGACGGCGTTTCTGTTCCAGAGGGTGAACTCTTTTCCAATTCATTTGCAGGCGATACCGGCGACTATCCGGGAGACGAACTGTCTTCGGGAGGGATGCCCGCAGTTTCTTCGGGAGAACTGCCCGCGACCTCATCGGGCGCGGAGCCGACAAGCGCAGGCTCGGCGCCCAGCTCGAGCACGAACATTGCAGGCTCGAGCGGGAACGTTCCCGGCAGTTCGGGCGGTTTCGGGCCCGGCAGTTCAAGCAGCACCGGCGCGGGTCCGGAATACTCCTACGTGGCACCGGCCACCTTCGCCGACACCGTAAACGGCGCGGTATTCAGCATGGTGTATGTCGCGGGTGGCACGTACACGCGCGGGTGCGACAACTGCGCCGAGCAGGACAAGATTTACGAGACGCCTGCGCACAAAGTAACGGTAGATGCCTACCACATCGCGAATACCGAAGTCACCATCGGGCAATGGAACGCAGTGATGGGCGGCAAGAAAAACGCCTGGGAATCGGACAAAGCTCCCAAAATCGGCGTAAGCTGGTTCGACGCGAACAGTTTCGCCTGCAAGCTCGGGCAACTTTCGGGCCACCAGTACCGCCTGCTGACCGATGCCGAATGGGAATTCGCGGCACGTGGCGGCAAGGACGGCGTTGCAGACAACTTCAAGTTTTCGGGCAGCAACAGCGTCGATGACGTGGCATGGTATTCCGAGAACAGCGGCGGCAAGGCGCACGACGTGGCGACCAAGAAGCCGAACAAGCTCGGGCTCTACGACATGAGCGGGAACTCGTGGGAATGGGTCTACGACTGGCTCGTGGGCTATACCGCGGGCGAAAAGGTGAATCCGGTGCAACTCACGGGTAGCGGGAACAAGACGCGCCGCGGCGGGAGTTACGGCGAACCGGCGGAATTCGCGCGGGTGAGCCGTCGCGCCATCCGCAGCCGCGATGGCGCCGCCGACATGGGATTCCGTATCGGCATGTCGGCGGAACTCCCGCCGGGCATGGTGAGCCCCTGCGAAGCGGCGAACCCTTCGGCCGCCGCCTGCCAGGGCGACAAGAACCGCGACTGCCGCCTGATTACCGCGGCCGACGAGGCATGGATAAGCGACGACTACACCGTAGTCATCGCCGAAGACGGCAACGCGGCGGTTTCGGGATTCCCGAACGTGTCGGGGCAGTGGTACACGCTCAACAACCGCAGTTTTAACGTGGTCACACGGAGCGGCACCAAGACATACGCTTACTACATCTTTAGCCAGGACGAAATGACGATGATCAGCGACGACGGAATTCCGTACCGCCTGTATCGCCGCTCCATGAGCGAGGCGAAAAACAAGGTCACGCTCACTTCCGCAAGCAACCCGAAAACGCTTGCACAGCTAATTGCCGCGGTGGAACCCGAGCGCCTCGTGACCGACGAGCAGCTCGCCCACCCCGACACGAGCGTGCGCGACCCGCGCATCGCCGCCGCAAGCGGATACACCTGGTTCTTCGACGGCCGCTGCTGCGGGGGCAACCACAAGTACCGTTTCCATCTCGATAAAAACGGTGACGCCGAATTCGTGGTAATGGACTACGACGACACGCATCACGAGAACATCCTCGCGAAGGGGCGCTGGTTCACCGTAGGGAACATCGGGCTCCACATCGTCCTGAACGGCAAGTACTTCAACTACCTCTACACCGCGGGCGAACGCACCATGAGCTACAGCGAGTACATGCCGGCAGGGCCCATATTCTGCCATATCTCGTTCCAGAGCTACGAACGCGGGGACTTCCGCATTTTCAACAAGACTGTATTCGACGACAAGATCAAGCGCCCGCGCGGCTTCAACGGTGAAAACCCGGTGTACGAGGCGGGCGAATACCAGTGGGGTTCATGA